From a single Fibrobacter sp. UWH6 genomic region:
- a CDS encoding outer membrane protein, with protein sequence MRFIKSLIFLLVVLCSAGNAHAGSAASDLTKGTAKILLFIPGMMLEEYFASLFDGEGRVDYSEESVFIPYIKVSGIHPDYKNYIVQTFGQYVKEVGRYKLVAADKESPYVKSASMAIVSNLAKRKGCPYILYITVKEQGSGMLLTFAMKDTENDNLVWHDEYQAIIPEDIAPILFRVANSMGTGKKGSNPKSFYDSEYPIYISESNFQPVAATHESGESNLPSNFENKLNTSRTTRVAFSFGVDYLIKSQHAAGNIGFSAWHDFTYFMVGAEIDFKGIISKDTNMIHLGLNLAAPIFIHENNTPYVIAGAGLSGTKYTTTNYRNEEQDKNDQGATFSLGAGYQFNRYGTWTVRFGLKYFRNNYYTNGHKLQGIGLETIIGY encoded by the coding sequence ATGCGTTTTATTAAAAGTCTAATTTTTTTGTTAGTGGTTCTTTGTTCTGCAGGGAACGCCCATGCAGGAAGTGCCGCATCCGATTTAACCAAGGGCACAGCTAAAATCCTCCTGTTTATTCCCGGGATGATGCTGGAGGAATATTTCGCAAGCCTATTTGACGGCGAAGGCCGAGTGGATTATTCCGAAGAATCAGTCTTTATTCCCTACATAAAAGTTAGCGGTATCCATCCCGACTACAAAAATTATATCGTCCAGACCTTCGGCCAGTACGTCAAGGAAGTGGGCCGTTACAAGCTCGTGGCCGCCGACAAGGAATCACCCTATGTCAAGTCCGCCTCCATGGCCATAGTCAGTAACCTCGCCAAGCGCAAGGGCTGCCCTTACATCCTGTACATCACCGTCAAGGAACAAGGCAGCGGCATGCTCCTCACCTTCGCCATGAAAGACACCGAAAACGATAACCTGGTGTGGCACGACGAATACCAGGCCATTATCCCCGAAGACATCGCTCCCATCTTGTTCCGCGTGGCAAACTCCATGGGCACCGGCAAAAAAGGAAGCAACCCCAAAAGCTTCTACGATTCCGAATATCCCATCTACATCAGTGAATCTAACTTCCAGCCTGTTGCCGCCACCCACGAAAGCGGCGAATCCAACCTTCCCAGCAATTTCGAAAACAAGCTGAACACTTCAAGGACCACCCGCGTGGCATTCTCCTTCGGCGTAGATTATCTGATCAAGAGTCAGCATGCCGCAGGCAATATCGGATTCTCCGCCTGGCACGACTTCACCTATTTTATGGTCGGCGCTGAAATAGACTTCAAGGGAATCATTTCCAAAGACACGAACATGATCCACCTGGGCCTAAATCTTGCCGCTCCAATCTTCATCCACGAAAACAACACGCCCTACGTAATAGCTGGCGCCGGATTATCCGGAACCAAATACACGACAACTAACTACCGCAACGAAGAACAAGACAAGAACGACCAGGGCGCAACTTTCTCGCTGGGCGCAGGCTATCAGTTCAACCGCTACGGAACCTGGACAGTCCGCTTCGGCCTCAAATACTTCAGGAACAACTACTACACCAACGGCCACAAGCTCCAGGGAATCGGCCTCGAAACAATCATAGGTTACTGA
- a CDS encoding helix-turn-helix transcriptional regulator codes for MYINRIRKAIAAQRITQEELCRRVGCSRDAIVDGISADTACKLEFMLGDDLFAGIDIHVGESEMSKARSKMEAGFCSAEAKAWAQKFPVAELRRLNRIPAQCSNKDGSLVKALLKFFNVATIEGWKTYYANIQDSVNPQAYSAWLRLGELQVSRPAAEIAIEKEAILENMKFLRRNALGLRNALRKAAISSISDCDVQVVQVPAFLTAPAPLSASYWVGKRPVIQIPAGPMTDVRLLQGLFHQLYHIMYGKRSLCLQLGLQLSQQPSAGIAGTAGGSANSISGDTLKCSAAEQFAERHMLTEAEECEIICCGHFAEKRCIDYFAGLFHVRPSIIVDRLQQQKKLSSRTLLNSYKVAV; via the coding sequence ATGTACATCAACAGAATTCGCAAGGCAATCGCCGCACAACGAATCACCCAAGAGGAACTCTGCAGACGTGTAGGGTGTTCCCGCGATGCCATTGTCGATGGGATCAGCGCAGATACCGCATGCAAACTGGAATTCATGCTGGGCGACGATCTTTTTGCAGGCATCGACATCCATGTCGGCGAAAGTGAAATGTCAAAAGCCCGAAGCAAGATGGAAGCGGGATTTTGCAGCGCCGAGGCAAAGGCCTGGGCACAGAAATTCCCCGTGGCAGAACTCCGCAGACTAAATCGCATTCCCGCCCAATGCAGCAACAAGGACGGAAGCCTTGTAAAAGCCCTGCTGAAATTTTTCAACGTGGCAACCATCGAGGGCTGGAAAACCTATTACGCCAACATCCAGGATTCCGTGAACCCTCAGGCCTATTCCGCCTGGTTGCGCCTGGGTGAACTGCAGGTCAGCCGCCCCGCCGCCGAAATCGCCATCGAGAAGGAAGCCATTCTCGAGAACATGAAATTTTTGCGCCGTAATGCCCTAGGTTTGCGAAACGCCCTGCGCAAGGCCGCCATCAGTAGCATTTCGGATTGCGATGTTCAGGTTGTTCAGGTGCCGGCATTTTTGACGGCCCCCGCACCCCTTTCCGCAAGCTACTGGGTCGGCAAGCGCCCCGTCATCCAGATTCCCGCGGGCCCCATGACCGACGTACGACTTCTGCAGGGGCTGTTCCATCAGCTGTACCACATTATGTACGGCAAGCGCAGCCTGTGCCTACAGCTGGGCCTGCAACTAAGCCAGCAACCTTCTGCAGGAATTGCGGGAACCGCGGGCGGTTCTGCAAACAGCATCTCGGGCGACACCCTAAAATGCAGCGCCGCCGAACAGTTTGCGGAACGCCATATGCTGACCGAAGCCGAAGAATGCGAAATCATCTGCTGCGGCCACTTTGCCGAAAAGCGTTGCATCGACTATTTCGCAGGACTCTTTCATGTGCGCCCAAGCATTATCGTAGACCGCCTGCAGCAACAAAAAAAGCTGTCTAGCAGAACATTGCTAAACAGCTATAAAGTCGCAGTTTAA
- a CDS encoding GTP-binding protein yields the protein MAKEHFDRSKPHCNIGTIGHVDHGKTTLTAA from the coding sequence ATGGCAAAAGAACATTTTGACAGAAGTAAGCCGCACTGCAACATCGGCACCATCGGCCACGTTGACCACGGTAAGACCACTCTGACCGCTGCTAT
- a CDS encoding LlaJI family restriction endonuclease: MQKLNDYCTCEAKLRGDEFVGIRNDGCLEICFPAGYFKNDDAIAELDEDELRQDIMQLFDVLSDSELIEVHENSNIIGRDVEKSSSDFPMLAYVNLLRNFMEYGYYSEQEVVFKQGGNGKVDWNRTIKTLRPDVVNDSVVYLDPVTRQTDNNECELISLIHKFCVWDAAKRIGFVFGVDIQEPPALDFDYEMFSSVLMTKASKTFHDRALAIFQDMLRIVEYLGKNVSDENVIPDEFYFGVNSFAPVWEAMIERIFGTEHREDYYPNCGWVIDGKNAGRVEMRPDTIMKVDDKIFVLDSKYYTYGIDGRTLPQSESITKQLAYAEFAEQKIGKTVYNVFLMPYCAGAVTAENFLYPFKMKYLGYAYSDWKNTDVAKGLVKPYHKIHGVLLDIKNVMQNYSKSNAAQKQFANVITTANKKGP, translated from the coding sequence ATGCAAAAGCTAAACGATTACTGCACTTGCGAAGCGAAATTGCGTGGCGATGAATTTGTCGGCATCCGTAATGACGGTTGTCTTGAAATTTGTTTTCCTGCTGGATACTTTAAGAATGATGACGCTATTGCAGAACTTGACGAAGATGAGCTTCGCCAGGATATTATGCAGTTGTTTGATGTGCTTTCTGATTCGGAGCTGATCGAGGTTCACGAAAATTCAAACATTATCGGAAGGGATGTTGAAAAATCGTCTTCAGATTTTCCTATGCTAGCTTATGTCAACCTACTCCGGAATTTTATGGAGTATGGCTATTACTCCGAGCAGGAGGTGGTCTTTAAGCAGGGTGGAAACGGCAAAGTTGATTGGAATCGAACAATAAAAACTTTGAGGCCGGATGTTGTTAATGATAGTGTGGTCTATCTTGATCCAGTTACACGACAAACGGACAATAATGAATGTGAACTGATTTCGCTTATCCATAAATTCTGCGTGTGGGATGCTGCAAAAAGAATCGGTTTTGTTTTTGGCGTTGATATCCAGGAACCTCCCGCCCTTGATTTTGACTACGAGATGTTTTCTTCTGTCTTGATGACGAAAGCCTCCAAAACATTCCATGATCGCGCACTTGCAATTTTCCAGGATATGCTGAGGATTGTGGAATACCTCGGAAAAAACGTGTCTGACGAAAATGTGATTCCCGATGAATTTTATTTTGGGGTAAATTCTTTTGCTCCTGTTTGGGAAGCGATGATTGAGCGCATTTTCGGAACAGAACATCGAGAAGATTATTATCCAAATTGCGGCTGGGTTATTGATGGTAAAAATGCGGGTCGTGTTGAAATGCGTCCTGATACCATCATGAAAGTGGATGACAAAATCTTTGTTCTGGATTCCAAGTATTATACTTACGGCATTGATGGCAGAACGTTGCCGCAATCAGAATCCATCACCAAGCAGCTTGCCTATGCTGAATTTGCTGAACAAAAAATTGGCAAAACGGTTTATAACGTTTTTCTGATGCCTTACTGTGCGGGTGCGGTAACTGCAGAGAATTTTTTGTACCCATTTAAAATGAAATATCTAGGCTACGCCTATAGTGATTGGAAAAATACGGATGTGGCAAAAGGTCTTGTAAAACCTTACCACAAAATTCACGGCGTCCTGCTTGATATAAAAAATGTGATGCAAAATTATAGCAAGAGCAATGCTGCACAGAAGCAGTTTGCGAATGTGATTACGACCGCAAATAAAAAAGGCCCGTAA
- the murJ gene encoding murein biosynthesis integral membrane protein MurJ — MNKAAIIVAVSMLLSRVLGIFREMLLAHAAGVSLEKNALDLAFMIPDILNHVVSTGFLSIIFIPIFTGYKVAGDEEKSWKFFSNVLNTFGAILLVLVIPAFIFMPELLQLLTTSGASAELIERATYYGRIILPGQIFIFVGSILVAVQHTRKQFLIPSLTGLIYNVAIVGGGLAGILMGRMNGVSYGLEGFAWGVPVGAFIGFFALQIFGAKRGGVKYELIMQPTHPDIVRYFKMMLPMSLGVGSMFGLEFIIRSFGSSFGGSGISSLNYAYRVMYTLVAVFGFSVSVTSYPDMARLVKEGQIKELNEKIWKSLSRMFCILIPAVVAVWALSFPAVRILFERGAFHRETTEAITEILRWYLPVSLGLCLQAVLVRSFYAAERMWLPTLLNTGIFAATIPAYMLLSEPLGIKSVPIIGATGAILQVISMIFMWARKNGTDGMRTALLNMFRALVAFGIMIFAALGLDHVTGEFVRSTNLIVLVIYSCAAGVILLFATLFIQKILGSKDAGDILNELLGKVLRKLHLKK; from the coding sequence ATGAATAAAGCTGCCATTATTGTTGCTGTAAGTATGTTGCTCAGCCGCGTGCTGGGAATCTTCCGTGAAATGCTTTTGGCCCACGCCGCCGGCGTCTCCCTCGAAAAGAACGCCCTGGATCTGGCCTTCATGATTCCCGACATCCTGAATCACGTAGTGAGCACCGGATTCCTCTCCATTATCTTCATCCCGATTTTTACAGGCTACAAGGTGGCCGGCGACGAAGAGAAAAGCTGGAAGTTCTTTAGCAACGTGCTGAACACCTTCGGCGCCATCTTGCTGGTGCTGGTGATTCCTGCATTCATCTTTATGCCGGAACTTTTGCAGCTGCTCACCACCAGCGGCGCAAGCGCAGAACTGATCGAGCGCGCCACTTACTACGGCCGCATCATTTTGCCGGGCCAGATCTTCATCTTCGTGGGAAGTATTCTGGTTGCCGTGCAGCACACCCGTAAGCAGTTCCTGATTCCTTCCCTTACCGGCCTGATTTACAACGTGGCCATTGTGGGCGGAGGCCTTGCCGGAATTCTGATGGGCCGCATGAATGGCGTCAGCTACGGTCTGGAAGGTTTCGCCTGGGGCGTTCCCGTGGGAGCCTTCATCGGATTCTTCGCATTGCAGATTTTTGGAGCCAAGCGTGGCGGCGTCAAGTACGAACTGATCATGCAGCCCACCCATCCCGATATCGTTCGCTATTTCAAGATGATGTTGCCCATGTCTCTTGGCGTAGGCTCCATGTTCGGCCTGGAATTCATCATCCGTAGTTTCGGTTCCAGTTTTGGCGGCAGCGGTATTTCTAGCCTGAACTACGCCTACCGCGTCATGTACACCCTGGTGGCAGTCTTCGGTTTCTCCGTTTCCGTTACCAGCTACCCCGACATGGCCCGCCTTGTTAAGGAAGGTCAGATCAAGGAGCTGAACGAAAAAATCTGGAAGAGCCTCTCACGCATGTTCTGCATTTTGATTCCCGCAGTGGTTGCAGTATGGGCACTCTCCTTCCCCGCCGTGCGAATCCTCTTTGAACGCGGCGCCTTCCATCGCGAAACCACCGAAGCCATTACCGAAATTCTCCGCTGGTACTTGCCCGTAAGCTTGGGACTTTGCTTGCAGGCGGTTCTGGTGCGCAGCTTCTACGCCGCCGAACGCATGTGGTTGCCCACCCTCCTGAACACGGGAATCTTTGCCGCCACCATTCCCGCCTACATGCTATTGAGCGAACCTCTGGGAATCAAGAGCGTACCTATTATCGGAGCCACCGGCGCCATCCTGCAGGTGATTTCCATGATCTTTATGTGGGCCCGCAAGAACGGAACCGACGGCATGAGGACCGCACTTCTGAACATGTTCCGCGCCCTGGTGGCATTCGGCATCATGATCTTTGCCGCCCTTGGACTTGACCATGTGACGGGTGAATTCGTCCGCAGCACTAACCTGATCGTGCTGGTTATCTACAGCTGTGCCGCCGGCGTTATCCTGCTGTTCGCCACCCTCTTTATCCAGAAGATCCTTGGCAGCAAGGACGCCGGAGATATCCTTAACGAATTGCTGGGAAAGGTCCTCCGCAAGCTCCACCTGAAAAAATAA
- a CDS encoding alpha/beta hydrolase, whose amino-acid sequence MRFTVFTSALMGGLVSMAFAQAVVDPFLGEPFTAEFYDAGDNNQYRATLVSYPFGASGKSAPQDSAVVQDSTAAPQDSLNGTVNKPKAAVLYIHGFNDYYFQTLTAEKLDSAGYAFFAIDLHNYGRSYRQGEVLGELRDVTSYFPEIDSAWKKIEAAVGKDVPKVLLGHSTGGLISLVYADVREKGKDFDAIVLNSPFMEMNYSWLMRDVIIPVLAPIGHYFPNIPIPRSSSDAYSESLLKSMKGEWEYNTTLKVPGSIPVDFGWSAAICDAQDIVKAGMDLVSPILVMHSGCSVNEDEWSDEYTRCDGVLNVDDIRNYGAHLGPDVRLVQIPGALHDLYLSRKEVRDHAYSVTIEFLDNIVKK is encoded by the coding sequence ATGAGATTTACTGTTTTTACATCTGCGTTGATGGGGGGCCTTGTTTCTATGGCCTTTGCCCAGGCCGTGGTGGACCCGTTTCTGGGCGAGCCGTTCACGGCCGAATTCTACGATGCTGGAGACAACAACCAGTATCGCGCAACGCTTGTAAGCTATCCATTCGGAGCGTCCGGCAAGTCTGCGCCCCAGGATTCCGCAGTTGTACAGGATTCCACTGCAGCTCCCCAGGATTCTCTGAACGGAACTGTCAATAAGCCCAAGGCGGCCGTGCTCTATATTCACGGCTTTAACGACTATTACTTCCAGACTTTAACGGCCGAAAAGCTGGATTCCGCAGGCTATGCCTTCTTCGCTATCGACCTGCACAATTACGGTCGTTCCTACCGCCAGGGCGAAGTGCTGGGTGAGCTCAGGGACGTAACCAGCTATTTCCCGGAAATCGATTCCGCCTGGAAGAAAATCGAGGCGGCAGTCGGCAAGGATGTGCCCAAGGTTTTATTGGGACACAGTACCGGCGGCCTGATTTCTCTGGTGTACGCCGACGTCCGCGAAAAGGGCAAGGACTTCGATGCTATCGTGCTGAACAGCCCCTTCATGGAGATGAATTACTCCTGGCTCATGCGCGATGTGATCATTCCCGTTCTTGCGCCTATCGGACATTACTTCCCGAACATCCCGATTCCCCGCAGCAGCAGCGACGCCTACAGCGAAAGCCTGCTCAAGAGCATGAAGGGAGAATGGGAATACAATACGACCTTGAAGGTGCCGGGCAGCATCCCCGTGGATTTCGGCTGGTCTGCCGCCATCTGTGACGCCCAGGATATCGTAAAGGCCGGGATGGATCTTGTCTCGCCGATCCTCGTGATGCACAGCGGCTGTAGCGTCAACGAAGACGAATGGAGCGATGAGTACACCCGTTGCGATGGCGTCTTGAACGTAGACGATATCCGCAATTACGGTGCCCACCTGGGACCGGATGTGCGCCTGGTGCAGATTCCAGGGGCCTTGCACGACCTTTACCTTTCCCGCAAGGAAGTCCGCGATCACGCCTATAGCGTGACTATCGAATTCCTGGACAATATTGTCAAGAAGTAA
- a CDS encoding macro domain-containing protein produces MNQLKIIHDDITRVTADAIVNSANPFPICGGSTEALIFDAAGHDQLLEAREKIGYLDVCDVAHTDAFDLNAKYIIHVSAPRWNDGRSGEKTSLKFCYQNAMRKARELGCHSIAFPLLSSGIYRFPKDLALDIAKESIEEFLQGDGKDCDITATIVLYDDEAVKISEALFGKIQEYIYANYVPENPQENFEALKCCSFSEEPLGDGQMADDSQMADDSQIIGESEVVAEICDAAPILSKISSKSDFDKSINELLKDPKRFKSFRKKMNEIMTDRSITNSMLARDSDVDRKVLSKINNSDSYTPSKETAIAIAIGLKLNYIEAVEFLSYAGRALSPSSKSDLIVQFFMENKELFYRENPDRNQYKVNTLNTILSTHGENSLGASRSL; encoded by the coding sequence ATGAACCAGCTCAAGATTATTCACGACGACATCACCCGAGTCACGGCAGACGCCATCGTCAATTCCGCCAACCCCTTCCCTATCTGCGGTGGAAGTACCGAAGCCCTGATCTTCGATGCAGCCGGACACGACCAGCTCCTGGAAGCCCGCGAAAAGATCGGCTACCTGGACGTTTGCGATGTGGCCCACACCGATGCCTTTGACCTGAACGCCAAATACATCATCCACGTTTCGGCCCCCCGCTGGAACGACGGACGTTCCGGCGAAAAGACCTCCCTGAAATTCTGCTACCAGAACGCCATGCGCAAGGCCCGGGAACTGGGCTGCCATTCCATCGCGTTCCCCCTGCTGTCTAGCGGCATTTACAGATTCCCTAAGGATTTGGCCCTGGACATCGCCAAGGAATCCATCGAGGAGTTCCTGCAAGGCGACGGAAAGGACTGCGACATTACCGCCACCATCGTACTCTACGACGACGAAGCGGTCAAAATTTCCGAAGCGCTGTTCGGCAAGATCCAGGAATACATCTACGCCAACTACGTCCCGGAAAATCCCCAGGAAAATTTCGAAGCACTCAAGTGCTGTTCCTTCAGTGAAGAACCGCTCGGCGACGGTCAAATGGCCGACGACAGTCAAATGGCCGACGACAGTCAAATAATCGGCGAAAGCGAAGTCGTCGCAGAAATTTGCGACGCAGCTCCCATTCTTTCCAAGATCAGCAGCAAGTCGGATTTCGACAAGAGCATCAACGAACTGCTGAAGGACCCGAAAAGGTTCAAGTCCTTCCGCAAGAAGATGAACGAAATCATGACCGACAGAAGCATCACCAATTCCATGCTGGCCAGGGATTCCGACGTAGACCGCAAGGTACTTTCGAAAATCAACAACAGCGATAGCTACACCCCCTCCAAGGAAACGGCCATCGCTATCGCCATCGGCCTCAAGCTGAACTATATCGAGGCGGTGGAATTCCTGTCTTACGCCGGGCGGGCCCTGTCACCCTCCAGCAAGAGCGACCTGATTGTCCAATTCTTCATGGAAAACAAGGAACTGTTTTACAGGGAAAATCCCGACAGGAATCAATACAAGGTGAACACCCTCAACACGATCCTTTCAACCCATGGAGAAAATTCCCTTGGAGCCAGCCGGAGCCTCTAA
- a CDS encoding adenosylhomocysteinase, which yields MASEIRDISLAESGERKLEWVHRNCSLLSMLKAEFEKTKPFAGKKIALSVHLEAKTGYLCQVLKAGGAEMYVTGSNPLSTQDDVAAALVKEGMEVHAWYDATNEEYESHIRHTLQCGPNIIIDDGGDLVNMVHNEMPELIPNIIGGCEETTTGIIRLEAMNKAGKLMFPMVRVNNADCKHLFDNRYGTGQSVWDGINRTTNLIVAGKQVVVAGYGWCGKGTAMRAKGLGARVIVTEVDPVKAIEAVMDGFDVMPMREAAKIGDFFVTVTGCDGVIDAEDLSVMKDGAILANAGHFDCEIDVAWLKKNAVEIREQRKNIMGYKLPTGQWVFVLGEGRLVNLACGDGHPAEIMDMSFAIQALSAKYLVEHAGELTEKIIDVPREVDQEVARKKLKFLGKEIDVLTAEQEKYLHSYNLDV from the coding sequence ATGGCAAGTGAAATCAGAGATATCAGTCTGGCCGAATCTGGCGAACGCAAGCTGGAATGGGTTCACCGCAACTGCAGCCTTCTTTCTATGCTGAAGGCTGAATTCGAAAAGACCAAGCCCTTCGCCGGAAAGAAGATCGCTCTTTCTGTCCATCTGGAAGCAAAGACCGGTTACCTCTGCCAGGTTCTTAAGGCAGGCGGTGCGGAAATGTACGTTACCGGTTCCAATCCACTTTCTACCCAGGATGACGTGGCTGCCGCCCTCGTAAAGGAAGGCATGGAAGTGCACGCCTGGTACGATGCTACCAACGAAGAATACGAAAGCCATATCCGTCACACTCTGCAGTGCGGACCCAACATCATTATCGATGACGGTGGCGACTTGGTGAACATGGTCCACAACGAAATGCCGGAACTGATTCCCAACATCATCGGCGGCTGCGAAGAAACCACCACCGGTATCATCCGCCTGGAAGCCATGAACAAGGCTGGCAAGCTGATGTTCCCCATGGTCCGCGTGAACAATGCCGACTGCAAGCACCTCTTTGACAACCGCTACGGTACTGGTCAGTCCGTATGGGACGGCATCAACCGTACAACCAACCTGATCGTGGCTGGCAAGCAGGTTGTTGTGGCTGGCTACGGCTGGTGCGGTAAGGGTACCGCCATGCGCGCCAAGGGCCTGGGTGCCCGCGTCATCGTGACCGAAGTGGACCCGGTGAAGGCTATCGAAGCTGTCATGGACGGCTTTGACGTAATGCCCATGCGCGAAGCTGCAAAGATCGGCGACTTCTTCGTGACCGTTACCGGTTGCGACGGCGTTATCGACGCAGAAGATCTTTCTGTAATGAAGGACGGCGCCATCCTCGCCAACGCTGGTCACTTCGACTGCGAAATCGACGTAGCATGGCTGAAGAAGAACGCCGTGGAAATTCGCGAACAGCGCAAGAACATCATGGGCTACAAGCTGCCCACCGGCCAGTGGGTATTCGTCCTTGGCGAAGGCCGCCTGGTGAACCTGGCCTGCGGTGACGGCCATCCGGCAGAAATCATGGACATGAGCTTTGCTATTCAGGCACTGTCTGCAAAGTACCTGGTGGAACACGCCGGCGAACTCACGGAAAAGATCATCGACGTTCCTCGCGAAGTGGACCAGGAAGTGGCCCGCAAGAAGCTCAAGTTCCTTGGCAAGGAAATCGACGTTCTCACCGCCGAACAGGAAAAGTACCTGCACTCCTACAACCTGGACGTGTAA
- a CDS encoding helix-turn-helix domain-containing protein has translation MPGTKEPVVFQIKGNIPDCVIGIMRSLFPSVDVSDDDEFIDLDNSEVLKGIAEKMSPGDAVKADRELRGWTQKVLSEKLGISVQNLSEIERGRRTVSRKMATKLAAVFDVTPESYFDFGMNLVDTSAKYDAKKK, from the coding sequence ATGCCCGGCACTAAGGAACCTGTTGTATTCCAGATTAAAGGTAACATTCCTGATTGCGTCATTGGAATCATGCGCAGCCTTTTCCCTTCTGTGGACGTTAGCGATGATGATGAATTTATTGATCTGGATAATTCAGAAGTGCTTAAGGGAATTGCCGAGAAAATGTCTCCTGGCGATGCTGTCAAGGCTGACCGTGAACTTCGCGGCTGGACTCAGAAAGTTCTATCCGAAAAATTGGGAATCTCTGTTCAGAATCTTTCTGAAATTGAACGTGGCCGTCGTACAGTTTCACGAAAAATGGCTACCAAGTTGGCAGCCGTTTTCGATGTGACTCCGGAGTCATATTTTGATTTCGGGATGAATCTTGTAGATACGTCTGCGAAGTACGATGCGAAGAAAAAGTGA
- a CDS encoding amidohydrolase, protein MGIVLKNIQAIVPAGSKDEVKETSIYIEGDKIVGMGAEPAGFKTDRVIDGTDKLAIPGLVNCHTHSYMSFMRNVADDLSFMDWLFGTIDPIEQKMTDEDTYWGACLAIIEMMKSGTTCFNDMMMNIKQTTRAIKESGMRAVMCRGLVGSAEDDGGRIQQTYDEMEFCKDCDRITFKFGPHAPYTCTEDYFRRVSDEAKKAGIGIHVHLSESVAEIQGTQEKYGYSPIVMADKNGLFDVPCIAAHCVQVDDADMEIMARRGVSVVTNPASNMKLGNGFAPVPEMMAKGINVCLGTDGAASNNSLNMFHEMSLLALIHKGTHKSPQCVSAREVFRMATLNGAKALCLENQIGSLEVGKKADIAILDLNNPSLMPKNNLIAGLSYSANGSEVDTVIIDGKITMEGRKVLTLDEKLVYQKVNEIIKRMGLENKEYV, encoded by the coding sequence ATGGGCATTGTCTTGAAGAACATCCAGGCCATCGTTCCTGCCGGAAGCAAGGACGAAGTGAAGGAAACTTCCATCTATATCGAAGGCGACAAGATTGTTGGCATGGGCGCGGAACCCGCCGGCTTCAAGACAGACAGGGTCATTGACGGAACTGACAAGCTGGCCATTCCCGGCCTGGTAAATTGCCACACCCATTCCTACATGAGCTTCATGCGCAACGTGGCCGACGACCTTTCCTTTATGGATTGGCTGTTCGGAACCATCGATCCCATCGAGCAGAAGATGACCGACGAGGACACTTACTGGGGCGCCTGCCTGGCCATCATCGAAATGATGAAGAGCGGCACCACCTGCTTTAACGACATGATGATGAACATCAAGCAGACTACCAGGGCCATCAAGGAATCGGGCATGCGCGCCGTCATGTGCCGCGGTCTCGTCGGCAGCGCCGAAGATGACGGCGGACGCATCCAGCAGACCTACGACGAAATGGAATTCTGCAAGGACTGCGACCGCATCACTTTCAAGTTCGGCCCCCACGCTCCCTACACCTGCACCGAGGATTATTTCCGTCGCGTGTCCGACGAAGCCAAGAAGGCGGGCATCGGCATTCATGTGCATCTTTCCGAAAGTGTTGCCGAAATCCAGGGCACCCAGGAAAAGTACGGCTACTCCCCCATCGTCATGGCCGACAAGAACGGCCTCTTTGATGTTCCCTGCATTGCAGCCCACTGCGTTCAGGTGGACGACGCCGACATGGAAATCATGGCCCGCCGTGGCGTTTCCGTGGTGACGAATCCCGCAAGCAACATGAAGCTGGGTAACGGTTTTGCTCCCGTTCCCGAGATGATGGCCAAGGGCATCAACGTGTGCCTGGGTACCGATGGCGCCGCAAGTAACAACAGCCTGAACATGTTCCACGAAATGAGCCTGCTGGCCTTGATCCACAAGGGAACCCACAAGAGCCCCCAATGCGTCAGCGCCCGCGAAGTGTTCCGCATGGCCACCCTCAATGGCGCCAAGGCACTTTGCCTCGAAAACCAGATCGGCTCCCTGGAAGTGGGCAAGAAGGCAGACATCGCCATTCTGGACTTGAACAATCCTTCCCTGATGCCCAAGAACAACCTGATCGCGGGCCTCTCCTATTCCGCCAACGGTTCCGAAGTGGACACCGTGATTATCGACGGCAAGATCACCATGGAAGGCCGCAAGGTTCTGACTCTCGATGAAAAGCTGGTTTACCAGAAGGTGAACGAAATCATCAAGCGCATGGGCCTGGAAAACAAGGAATACGTTTAA